From Pseudomonadota bacterium, a single genomic window includes:
- a CDS encoding TonB-dependent siderophore receptor: MDLTTSARPSASEPTTARRPQARYSLGRCTALAIAAYAGSTLTVVAQESENGSVDEEIIVTGRFQNSLVNRLPITIEELPYSLDVIDRSFLDERGFVRPLEALQTIPNVVISGDQFSSGGLNFLVRGFDASILVNNRPETSSRGFGRRDNAFVERYEVLKGPASISLGPVLPGGIINTVTKLPELDPFVDVELRGGSFGTIRGMIDANGGALFGTDAVRGRLTVAYEDAQFAADNAARETFAVRPVVEIDFSPRTRSNFSIAYRDLDTVPDLDFPIFQDGSIPEAFENDVFFGPPDNVGGQGDDILVDGEVQHEFLDNLKLTVRGSYQDTNLDYQNSQGLYNYNFDEGLPGIAPSNPVGNFYSSTGSFDEEVTYFDAQLAWSTSIGSAEIDFVFGGTLQETNGLSTFGFDGFNAVVDITDPDFDTVPVPVNTVEPTPFFDFTTELASLYAEVIFRPTPRLTIPVGVRFDDLENTLRDPTSGGDDLAEDDFVQETVEEDDDVSFRIGATYSVTEHANVYASFAQSFVPQSGVLRSGNPVGPETAVSYEIGTKASFLNGRLRLRAAAFNTVRQDVANSDPNNGVDEFFVVAVGEQRHRGFELALNGQIAPGWDIDLSYGYLDAEFTENLDGLEGLRPSVAPDNTFSAYTSYRFQQPNLSGLQIGGGVRFLDDRPGSTGSGLTYDGYTLVDFFASYRFNERYRLQVNVNNLLDESYLESVGNSGRPNGGFNFGEPLVVLGTLNVTFGGR; this comes from the coding sequence ATGGACCTGACGACCTCCGCGCGCCCCTCGGCATCCGAACCCACCACCGCCCGCCGCCCGCAAGCGCGCTATTCCCTAGGTCGATGCACCGCCTTGGCGATCGCTGCCTACGCCGGTTCGACGCTCACGGTGGTGGCTCAGGAGAGCGAGAACGGGTCGGTCGATGAGGAGATCATCGTCACCGGCCGCTTCCAGAACTCCCTGGTCAACCGCTTGCCGATCACCATTGAGGAGCTGCCCTACTCGCTCGACGTGATCGATCGCAGTTTCCTCGACGAGCGCGGCTTCGTGCGTCCCCTGGAGGCCCTGCAGACGATCCCCAACGTGGTGATCAGCGGCGACCAGTTCAGCTCTGGCGGCCTGAACTTCCTGGTCCGCGGCTTCGATGCTTCGATCCTCGTGAACAACCGGCCCGAGACCAGCAGCCGCGGCTTCGGTCGCCGCGACAACGCCTTCGTCGAGCGCTACGAGGTGTTGAAGGGGCCCGCGTCGATCAGCCTCGGACCGGTGCTGCCCGGCGGCATCATCAACACGGTGACCAAGCTGCCCGAACTCGATCCCTTCGTCGACGTCGAGCTGCGCGGCGGCAGCTTCGGCACCATTCGCGGGATGATCGATGCGAACGGCGGTGCGCTGTTCGGCACGGACGCAGTGCGCGGACGCTTGACCGTGGCCTACGAGGATGCCCAGTTCGCCGCCGACAACGCTGCCCGCGAGACCTTCGCCGTGCGCCCGGTGGTGGAGATCGACTTCTCGCCGCGCACCCGCTCGAACTTCAGCATTGCCTACCGCGACTTGGACACGGTGCCCGACCTGGATTTCCCCATCTTCCAGGACGGCTCGATTCCGGAGGCCTTCGAAAACGATGTCTTCTTCGGGCCGCCGGACAACGTGGGCGGGCAGGGCGATGACATCCTCGTCGACGGTGAGGTGCAGCACGAGTTCCTGGACAACCTGAAGCTCACCGTGCGCGGTAGCTACCAGGACACGAACCTCGACTACCAAAACTCTCAGGGCCTCTACAACTACAACTTCGATGAAGGGCTGCCCGGCATCGCGCCGAGCAACCCGGTTGGCAACTTCTACTCCTCGACCGGCTCCTTCGATGAGGAAGTCACCTACTTCGATGCGCAGCTCGCCTGGTCCACATCGATCGGCAGCGCCGAGATCGACTTCGTGTTCGGCGGCACGCTGCAGGAGACCAACGGCCTTTCCACCTTCGGCTTCGACGGCTTCAACGCCGTCGTCGACATCACTGACCCAGACTTCGACACGGTGCCCGTGCCGGTGAACACGGTGGAGCCGACGCCGTTCTTCGACTTCACCACGGAGCTGGCGTCCCTGTACGCGGAGGTGATCTTCCGTCCCACGCCACGCCTGACGATCCCTGTAGGCGTGCGCTTCGACGACCTCGAGAACACCCTGCGCGACCCGACGTCTGGCGGCGATGACCTGGCTGAGGATGACTTCGTGCAGGAGACCGTGGAAGAGGACGACGACGTGTCCTTCCGTATTGGTGCCACCTACTCGGTGACTGAGCACGCCAACGTCTACGCGAGCTTCGCCCAGTCCTTCGTCCCCCAAAGTGGGGTCCTGCGCTCGGGTAACCCGGTGGGGCCGGAGACGGCGGTTAGCTACGAGATCGGCACCAAGGCGAGCTTCCTGAACGGGCGGCTGCGCCTGCGCGCCGCCGCCTTCAATACCGTGCGCCAGGACGTCGCCAACAGTGATCCGAACAACGGCGTCGACGAGTTCTTCGTGGTAGCCGTGGGTGAGCAGCGTCACCGGGGCTTCGAACTCGCGCTCAATGGCCAGATCGCGCCCGGCTGGGACATCGACCTGAGCTACGGCTACCTGGATGCGGAGTTCACCGAGAACCTCGACGGGCTGGAGGGCCTTCGCCCCAGCGTGGCGCCGGACAACACCTTCAGCGCGTATACGTCGTACCGGTTCCAGCAGCCGAACCTCAGCGGACTGCAGATCGGTGGCGGTGTGCGCTTCCTGGATGATCGGCCGGGTTCCACCGGCAGCGGCCTGACCTACGATGGCTACACGCTGGTCGACTTCTTCGCCTCCTATCGCTTCAACGAGCGCTACCGGCTGCAGGTGAATGTGAACAACTTGCTGGATGAGTCGTACCTCGAGTCCGTCGGTAACAGCGGCCGGCCCAACGGCGGCTTCAACTTTGGCGAGCCGCTGGTGGTGCTCGGTACCCTCAATGTGACCTTCGGGGGGCGCTAG
- a CDS encoding CRTAC1 family protein, producing MVNQQLTGPMGVERVLAPRLVVLASVVPLAALGQGLNFDNVTSQGHIDLGAPSEGVSAIDVDLDGYMDLLVVRPDSTYVLWRNVEDPSRPGNRNFLDVTAGSGLDDTGLPRSNEVQAVVAADYDRDGDPDIYGSSRSVFGSRLGILFRNDAGQFSNVTALAGVELRNVENTSPATWSDVDLDGWPDLFIVTPEAENFRLLLNNGDGSFRDASDRVAAPSVPSYAYSALWTDVDLDGFADAVVGFQAGFMMILNNVAAEDGGRQLAAGQTVALTGISPMGIAAGDYDGDGDFDLAVSVDGVANGIVYRNDDGVFTAVTPFTVDCTWGVNWLDGDNDGDLDFFTAGDCHSNEFFPDFLIENLGGGQFVDVSTRLGSTLDFSYHSLVVDYNNDGRQDLVVNDPFAQVTVYENTSSDAGHWLKVKLDGRGNTNREGIGALVRVATGELQQVREVRSGSSVTATEDLRAHFGLGASASADWIEVVWPRAGALASRTQRFAGPFGADQILTLRPSVGGIAEGLDLTAARCLNRTTGESVVAAVAGDGSWDCEASGLVVGDEDRLIVLLRGIASADTASELRGGTTGFAARAVQCRNLSTGQTVVAPTDGAAAWDCASAGLTFDPGNQLVMLAFGEY from the coding sequence ATGGTAAATCAGCAACTTACGGGACCCATGGGGGTCGAAAGGGTGCTCGCGCCCCGCCTAGTGGTCCTCGCATCCGTGGTACCGCTGGCTGCCCTGGGTCAAGGGCTCAACTTCGACAACGTCACCTCGCAAGGGCATATCGACCTCGGTGCTCCGTCCGAGGGCGTCAGCGCAATCGACGTGGATCTTGACGGCTACATGGATCTGCTCGTGGTGCGACCCGACAGCACCTATGTCCTGTGGCGCAACGTCGAGGATCCGTCGCGGCCTGGCAATCGCAACTTCCTCGACGTCACCGCTGGCAGCGGCCTCGACGACACCGGGCTGCCACGCTCTAACGAAGTGCAGGCGGTAGTCGCCGCCGATTACGATCGCGATGGAGACCCAGACATCTACGGCTCATCGCGATCGGTGTTCGGATCACGCTTGGGGATTCTGTTCCGAAACGACGCTGGCCAGTTCTCCAACGTCACGGCGCTGGCGGGCGTGGAGCTGCGCAACGTGGAGAATACCTCGCCAGCCACCTGGAGCGATGTGGATCTCGACGGCTGGCCAGACCTGTTTATCGTTACCCCGGAGGCCGAGAACTTCCGCCTCCTGCTCAACAACGGCGACGGCAGCTTCCGCGACGCCTCGGACCGCGTGGCTGCGCCCTCGGTGCCGAGCTACGCCTATTCCGCCCTGTGGACGGATGTCGACCTAGACGGCTTTGCCGACGCCGTGGTCGGCTTCCAGGCAGGGTTCATGATGATCCTAAACAACGTTGCCGCCGAGGATGGCGGCCGCCAGCTTGCGGCAGGCCAGACCGTCGCCCTTACCGGCATCTCACCGATGGGCATCGCCGCCGGCGACTACGACGGCGATGGCGACTTCGACCTCGCCGTCAGTGTGGACGGCGTAGCGAACGGAATCGTTTACCGAAACGACGATGGCGTGTTCACGGCTGTCACTCCTTTTACCGTTGATTGCACCTGGGGCGTAAACTGGCTGGATGGTGACAACGACGGCGATCTGGATTTCTTTACCGCAGGCGACTGCCACAGCAATGAGTTCTTCCCAGACTTCCTGATCGAGAACCTGGGCGGTGGCCAGTTCGTCGACGTCTCGACACGTCTCGGCAGCACCCTTGATTTCAGCTATCACTCGCTAGTAGTTGATTACAACAACGATGGTCGCCAGGATCTGGTCGTCAACGACCCCTTCGCCCAGGTCACGGTGTACGAGAACACCAGTTCAGACGCCGGCCACTGGCTGAAGGTGAAACTCGACGGCCGTGGCAATACCAACCGCGAGGGCATCGGTGCATTGGTGCGCGTGGCCACCGGGGAACTGCAGCAGGTGCGCGAGGTGCGCAGCGGCTCGAGCGTCACCGCCACGGAAGACCTGCGTGCTCACTTCGGCCTCGGTGCGAGCGCCAGCGCGGACTGGATCGAGGTCGTTTGGCCGCGGGCGGGCGCGCTCGCCTCGCGCACGCAGCGCTTCGCAGGCCCCTTTGGCGCCGATCAAATCTTGACCTTGCGCCCGTCCGTCGGCGGTATCGCAGAAGGCTTGGATCTCACGGCGGCCCGGTGCCTCAACCGGACCACGGGCGAGAGCGTGGTGGCAGCGGTGGCCGGGGATGGCAGCTGGGACTGTGAGGCGAGCGGGTTGGTGGTGGGCGATGAGGATCGACTCATCGTGCTCCTGCGGGGCATCGCGTCCGCCGATACCGCAAGCGAGCTGCGCGGCGGTACGACGGGCTTCGCTGCGCGTGCCGTGCAGTGTCGCAACCTCAGCACCGGGCAGACGGTGGTCGCCCCGACCGACGGCGCGGCGGCGTGGGACTGCGCGAGTGCGGGTCTGACGTTTGATCCTGGTAATCAGCTCGTAATGCTCGCTTTCGGCGAGTACTAG